A DNA window from Helianthus annuus cultivar XRQ/B chromosome 15, HanXRQr2.0-SUNRISE, whole genome shotgun sequence contains the following coding sequences:
- the LOC110910903 gene encoding systemin receptor SR160, with product MSSNNHLLIFLTLTLLQSLLFIHADVSDSQQLLLFKSALQNPNLLPNWLAGNTACSFTGVTCTNSTVSAINLTGIDLSCDFRSISSTLLTVSTLVSFAAGNSNITGNVVVISQCSRLLNSLDLSGNRISGSVKDLRSLSSCVNLKTLILSRNLIDASELELVLAKPLGLALAVVDLSYNRISGPEFMPWMLSDGCGELVQFNVSGNNITGTVPVGLESCKLLEMVDFSRNNFSGELPMDVFLNLSSLKTVNLGFNNFVGELPDLLSEMMNLEMFDVSSNRISGRIPAGICQGSGISRLQVLYLQNNRLTGSIPASVSNCSQLVSLDLSFNLLTGKIPESFRYLSKLQDLIIWMNLLTGEIPEELMYVKTLENLILDFNYLTGSIPASLSNCTNLNWISLSNNKLGGEIPAALGGLSNLAILKLGNNSFSGRIPPELGDCKSLVWLDLNTNQLSGTIPPDLFKQSGYIAAAYLTGKPYLYIKNDGSKQCHGAGNLLEFGGIRRVDLDRISSRHPCNFTRVYLGVTQPNFNHNGSMIFLDLSYNKLEGGIPKELGSMYYLNILNLGHNDLTGPIPDELSGLKNAAILDLSHNRLNGSIPTSLSGLSLGDADLSYNNLSGFIPESAPFDTFPPDRFMNNSGLCGIPLAKCMSGHNEKSNSHRKSNKREVSLAGSVAMGLLFSLFCIVGVVIILVELRKKRRKKAAAALEEYTDRGGNSYSGGGRGITSTAWKLTSPHEALSISLAAFDKPLTKLTFADLLEATNGFDNNSLIGSGGFGDVYRAQLKDNTVVAIKKLIHVSGQGDREFTAEMETIGNVKKHRNLVSLLGYCKVGDERLLVYEYMKYGSLEDVLHDRKNTGIKLNWAARRNIAIGSARGLAYLHHNCNPHIIHRDMKSSNVLLDENLEARVSDFGMARHMSAMDTHLSVSTLAGTPGYVPPEYYQSFRCTTRGDVYSYGVVLLELLTGKQPTDSPDFGDNNLVGWVRQHPTTRITDVFDRELLKEDPTLVDELVQHLRVAFMCLDDRPWKRPTMVGVMAMFKEIQAGSGVDSASTIASGEARFSTVEEVEMTIQEDGEESRH from the coding sequence atgaGCTCCAACAATCATCTTCTTATCTTTCTTACTCTTACTCTGCTTCAATCTCTACTCTTCATTCACGCCGATGTATCCGATTCTCAACAGCTTCTACTCTTCAAATCAGCTCTGCAAAACCCTAACCTCTTACCAAACTGGTTAGCCGGAAACACCGCCTGCAGTTTCACCGGTGTCACCTGCACAAACTCAACGGTTTCTGCTATAAATCTCACCGGTATTGACCTAAGCTGTGATTTCAGATCTATTTCTTCAACTTTGTTAACTGTTTCTACACTTGTATCGTTTGCTGCTGGAAACTCTAATATTACTGGTAATGTTGTTGTGATTTCTCAGTGTAGTAGACTTCTTAACTCTTTAGATCTTAGCGGCAACCGGATCTCCGGTTCTGTTAAGGATTTGAGATCATTATCTAGTTGTGTGAATCTGAAAACCCTAATTTTGTCAAGAAATTTGATAGATGCCAGTGAATTAGAATTAGTATTAGCAAAACCGTTAGGGCTTGCGCTAGCGGTTGTTGATTTGTCGTATAATCGGATCTCCGGGCCGGAGTTTATGCCGTGGATGTTATCAGACGGTTGTGGTGAGCTCGTGCAGTTTAATGTGTCCGGTAACAATATCACTGGCACGGTTCCGGTGGGATTGGAGTCATGTAAGTTACTCGAAATGGTTGATTTCTCCCGGAATAATTTCTCCGGTGAGTTACCGATGGATGTGTTTTTGAATTTGAGCAGTTTGAAGACGGTGAACCTAGGGTTTAATAATTTTGTTGGTGAGTTGCCGGATTTGTTGTCGGAGATGATGAATTTGGAGATGTTTGATGTGAGTTCTAACCGGATTTCCGGTCGAATTCCTGCTGGAATTTGTCAAGGTAGTGGTATAAGCAGGTTACAGGTGTTGTACCTTCAGAACAATAGGCTTACTGGTTCTATTCCCGCAAGTGTTAGCAATTGTTCTCAACTGGTTTCGCTTGATCTGAGTTTTAATTTACTCACCGGAAAAATACCTGAAAGTTTCCGGTACTTGTCTAAGCTTCAAGATTTGATTATATGGATGAATTTGTTAACCGGTGAAATACCGGAAGAGCTTATGTATGTTAAGACTCTTGAGAATCTGATTCTTGATTTCAATTATTTAACCGGTTCGATTCCAGCTAGCTTAAGCAACTGTACCAATTTGAACTGGATTTCGCTTTCGAACAATAAATTGGGCGGAGAAATTCCGGCAGCCCTCGGTGGTTTATCGAATCTTGCCATTCTTAAACTTGGGAATAATTCGTTTTCCGGCCGGATTCCACCGGAGCTCGGTGATTGTAAGAGCTTGGTATGGTTGGATTTGAATACCAATCAGTTAAGTGGGACGATTCCACCGGATCTGTTTAAGCAATCTGGATACATTGCGGCTGCGTATCTCACCGGGAAACCGTATTTGTACATCAAGAATGATGGGAGTAAACAGTGTCACGGGGCTGGAAATCTGCTGGAATTCGGAGGGATCCGGCGGGTGGATTTAGACCGAATTTCGTCGAGACACCCGTGTAATTTCACCAGGGTGTATTTAGGGGTCACTCAACCGAATTTCAATCATAATGGGTCGATGATCTTTCTTGATCTTTCGTACAATAAACTGGAGGGTGGAATTCCGAAGGAACTTGGGTCGATGTACTATCTCAACATATTGAATTTGGGTCACAATGATCTCACCGGACCGATACCCGACGAACTAAGTGGGTTAAAAAACGCAGCGATTCTTGATTTATCACATAACAGACTCAACGGGTCAATCCCGACTTCGTTATCTGGTCTTTCTCTTGGAGACGCGGATCTGTCTTACAATAATCTGTCCGGTTTTATCCCAGAATCCGCCCCGTTTGACACTTTTCCGCCTGACAGGTTTATGAATAATTCTGGGCTGTGTGGGATTCCTCTTGCTAAATGCATGTCGGGTCATAATGAAAAATCGAACAGTCACCGGAAATCCAACAAACGAGAAGTGTCACTTGCTGGAAGTGTAGCGATGGGATTGTTATTCTCACTGTTTTGTATTGTTGGAGTGGTTATAATCTTGGTAGAGTTGAGGAAAAAGAGGAGGAAGAAGGCGGCTGCCGCCCTCGAAGAGTACACCGACCGTGGCGGCAATTCGTATTCCGGTGGCGGCCGTGGTATTACTAGCACGGCTTGGAAACTAACCAGCCCTCATGAAGCATTAAGTATAAGCTTAGCCGCTTTCGATAAGCCATTAACAAAACTCACGTTTGCAGATCTCCTCGAAGCCACAAACGGGTTCGATAACAATAGTCTGATCGGGTCGGGTGGATTTGGCGATGTGTACCGCGCCCAGTTAAAAGATAACACCGTTGTCGCGATCAAGAAACTAATACACGTTAGCGGGCAAGGCGATCGTGAGTTCACTGCGGAAATGGAAACCATCGGTAATGTAAAAAAACACCGAAACCTCGTCTCGTTGCTCGGATACTGCAAGGTTGGAGACGAACGGCTACTCGTTTATGAGTACATGAAGTACGGAAGCTTAGAAGACGTTTTACACGACCGGAAGAACACTGGGATTAAATTAAACTGGGCTGCGCGAAGAAATATCGCGATCGGGTCAGCCCGCGGGTTAGCGTATCTTCACCACAACTGCAATCCACATATCATTCACCGGGATATGAAATCGAGCAATGTGTTACTAGACGAAAATCTCGAAGCTCGGGTGTCGGATTTCGGTATGGCGAGACATATGAGCGCAATGGACACTCATCTAAGCGTCAGCACGTTAGCCGGAACACCAGGTTACGTCCCCCCTGAGTACTACCAGAGTTTCAGATGCACCACAAGAGGCGATGTTTACAGCTATGGTGTTGTGTTGCTGGAGCTTTTGACAGGAAAACAACCCACCGATTCACCGGATTTCGGTGACAATAATCTTGTTGGGTGGGTGAGACAGCATCCTACAACGCGTATAACTGATGTGTTTGATCGGGAGTTATTGAAGGAAGATCCGACGTTAGTGGATGAGCTTGTACAACATCTAAGAGTGGCGTTTATGTGTCTCGATGACCGGCCATGGAAGCGGCCGACGATGGTTGGAGTGATGGCGATGTTTAAAGAGATTCAGGCTGGGTCAGGGGTGGACTCGGCGTCCACAATAGCCTCTGGTGAGGCGCGTTTTAGCACGGTTGAGGAGGTGGAGATGACCATACAAGAAGACGGTGAAGAAAGCAGGCACTGA